A region of Beijerinckia sp. 28-YEA-48 DNA encodes the following proteins:
- a CDS encoding GTP-binding protein: MTSALQRRPPPPVPLTVLTGFLGSGKTTLLNRLLRDPALADTLVIINEFGEIGLDHLLVEKIDGDMLMMASGCLCCTIRGDLVSTLEDILKRLDNGRLKPFARIVIETTGLADPAPVLHTIMYHPYLMLRFRLQGIITTVDAVNGALTLDNHIEAVKQAAVADRIVLTKGDIASQAARADITERLRRLAPFATIIDVNEAKAANLFDTGLWNPKSKHPDVTKWLNAETHAAESDHHDHDHHHHDHGHAHDHAHHRHDVNRHDASIRAFCLTSPAALAPGAFDTFIEMLRQIHGPNLLRVKGILALSDDPNRPVVIHGVQHVFHPPQRLDRWPDDDHSTRIVFIVRDLEPDHLRGLFAAFSGESRIDTPDAAATADNPLNPRPGGLLR; encoded by the coding sequence ATGACCTCAGCTCTCCAGCGCCGTCCGCCGCCTCCGGTTCCCCTTACCGTCCTGACCGGCTTCCTCGGCTCCGGCAAGACCACTCTGCTCAACCGGCTGTTGCGCGATCCAGCGCTCGCCGACACGCTCGTCATCATCAACGAGTTCGGCGAGATCGGTCTCGATCATCTGCTCGTCGAGAAGATCGACGGCGACATGCTGATGATGGCCTCGGGCTGCCTGTGCTGCACGATCCGTGGCGATCTCGTCTCGACGCTCGAAGATATTCTCAAACGCCTCGACAACGGCCGCCTGAAACCGTTCGCGCGCATCGTCATCGAGACCACCGGCCTCGCCGATCCAGCGCCGGTGCTGCACACGATTATGTACCATCCCTATCTGATGCTGCGCTTCCGCCTGCAGGGGATCATCACCACCGTCGACGCCGTCAATGGCGCATTGACCCTCGACAATCATATCGAAGCGGTGAAGCAGGCCGCCGTCGCCGACCGCATCGTGCTGACCAAAGGCGACATCGCCAGTCAGGCGGCACGCGCTGACATCACCGAGCGCCTGCGCCGGCTGGCACCCTTCGCCACGATCATCGATGTGAACGAGGCCAAGGCCGCCAATCTGTTCGACACCGGCTTGTGGAACCCGAAGTCCAAACATCCTGACGTCACCAAATGGCTGAACGCCGAGACACACGCGGCCGAATCGGATCATCACGACCACGATCATCATCACCATGATCACGGCCACGCGCATGATCATGCCCATCATCGCCACGATGTGAATCGTCACGACGCCAGCATCCGCGCTTTCTGCCTGACCAGCCCCGCCGCACTGGCGCCCGGCGCCTTCGACACCTTCATCGAAATGCTGCGCCAGATTCACGGCCCCAATCTGTTGCGCGTGAAAGGCATCCTGGCGCTCAGCGACGATCCCAACCGGCCGGTGGTGATCCACGGCGTGCAGCACGTCTTCCATCCGCCGCAGCGGCTCGACCGCTGGCCCGACGACGATCATTCGACGCGCATCGTCTTCATCGTCCGCGATCTCGAGCCCGACCACCTGCGCGGCCTGTTCGCCGCCTTTTCGGGCGAATCCCGGATCGATACGCCCGATGCGGCGGCAACCGCCGACAATCCCCTGAATCCCCGTCCCGGCGGCCTATTGCGCTGA
- a CDS encoding D-alanyl-D-alanine carboxypeptidase family protein, which translates to MKRITFAIVGLLTCFSGSLSSAQFSPASATPALVIDAASGEVLYQEDATRPWYPASTTKLMTVYVALKAVRDGRMSLDTPMVVSNRAARMQPSKMGFKPGTEVTLDNALKIIMVKSANDVSVTVAEGVAGSVPAFAAEMNSVARQLGMRESHFVNPNGLYNDDHYSSARDMAILGRALYRDFPEHRDLYSIGALQLGRTIITNHNGMLGRYPGADGMKTGFVCASGFNVVASATRGGRRLIAVVMGSPNAKARTLKVMSMLDAAFMGQTSGGGNVVSLADASDPNPPNIRPEICGRNRNRGIEEDFGIPVAGDPSQATAANQNDSAASFFAADRARAMAPVAAFASSGMDLGPRQVFQPIPIYLGRAPGWSGTVAHANDDEAADPAADNPRGKKNAGRRGRAVATTTTEPAGETLAKPTKVGAKPAKPSAKAAAAKPLDLSGNAQSAKVDKTKGVKPQATAKPQATAKPQAGAKPQAGKKPEKKAEKPKPAAANTTADKKKQLSASSRATDKAE; encoded by the coding sequence ATGAAACGCATCACTTTTGCGATCGTGGGCCTTCTCACCTGCTTCTCCGGCTCACTGTCTTCCGCCCAGTTCTCCCCCGCTTCTGCCACCCCGGCGCTCGTCATCGACGCCGCATCCGGCGAAGTCCTCTACCAGGAAGACGCGACCCGCCCCTGGTATCCAGCGTCCACCACCAAGCTGATGACCGTCTATGTCGCCCTCAAGGCGGTGCGCGACGGGCGCATGTCGCTCGACACACCGATGGTGGTGTCCAATCGCGCGGCGCGGATGCAGCCCTCGAAAATGGGCTTTAAGCCCGGCACCGAGGTCACGCTCGACAATGCGCTGAAGATCATCATGGTCAAATCGGCCAACGACGTATCCGTCACCGTCGCCGAAGGCGTGGCGGGCTCCGTGCCGGCCTTCGCCGCCGAAATGAATTCGGTGGCGCGCCAGCTCGGCATGCGCGAATCGCATTTCGTCAATCCGAACGGCTTGTATAACGACGATCATTATAGCTCCGCCCGCGACATGGCGATCCTCGGCCGCGCGCTCTATCGCGACTTCCCCGAGCACCGCGACCTCTACAGCATCGGTGCGTTGCAGCTCGGCCGCACGATCATCACCAATCATAACGGCATGCTCGGCCGCTATCCCGGCGCCGACGGCATGAAGACGGGCTTCGTCTGTGCCTCGGGCTTCAATGTCGTCGCCAGTGCGACGCGCGGCGGCCGTCGTCTCATCGCCGTCGTCATGGGCTCGCCCAATGCGAAGGCCCGCACTCTGAAAGTGATGTCGATGCTCGACGCCGCTTTCATGGGCCAGACCAGCGGCGGCGGCAATGTCGTGTCGCTCGCTGATGCCTCGGACCCGAACCCGCCGAACATCCGGCCGGAAATCTGCGGTCGCAATCGCAACCGCGGCATCGAGGAAGATTTCGGCATTCCGGTCGCTGGCGATCCGTCGCAGGCGACGGCGGCCAATCAGAACGACAGCGCAGCCTCCTTCTTCGCTGCCGACCGCGCGCGCGCCATGGCGCCCGTCGCCGCCTTCGCCAGCTCCGGCATGGATCTGGGGCCGCGCCAGGTGTTCCAGCCCATCCCGATCTACCTCGGCCGTGCGCCGGGCTGGAGCGGCACTGTCGCCCATGCCAACGATGACGAGGCCGCCGATCCGGCGGCCGACAATCCGCGTGGCAAGAAGAACGCCGGCCGCCGCGGCCGCGCCGTCGCGACAACGACCACCGAACCGGCCGGCGAAACGCTGGCGAAACCGACGAAAGTCGGCGCCAAGCCGGCCAAGCCCAGCGCCAAAGCAGCGGCCGCCAAGCCGCTCGACCTCTCGGGCAACGCGCAATCCGCCAAGGTCGACAAGACCAAAGGCGTGAAGCCCCAAGCCACTGCAAAGCCCCAAGCCACTGCAAAGCCCCAAGCTGGCGCCAAACCGCAGGCTGGAAAGAAGCCTGAGAAAAAAGCCGAGAAACCAAAACCGGCGGCCGCCAACACCACCGCCGACAAGAAGAAGCAGCTGAGCGCCAGCAGCCGCGCCACCGACAAGGCAGAATGA
- a CDS encoding acetyl-CoA acetyltransferase, translating into MSAAIVGWAHLPFGKHDAETVESLVVRAASEALAHAGVPAEAIDEIFLGHFNAGFSAQDFTASLVLQADPGLRFKPTTRVENACATGSAAVHTAIRSIEAGRAKLTLVVGVEQMTRTPPAEIGRNLLRASYLPEDGDIPAGFAGVFGKIAEAYYQAYGDQSDALAMIAAKNHANGVANPYAQMRKDLGFAFCRQESDKNPFVAGPLKRTDCSLVSDGAAALVIADLETAQTMPRAVAFRATQHVQDFLPRAHRDIIAFEGCALAWRKALEEARIGLSDLSFVETHDCFTIAELIEYEAMGLTKPGQGARAVADGITAKTGKLPVNPSGGLKAKGHPIGATGVSMHALTAMQLCGEAGDMQIDGAKLGGIFNMGGAAVANYVSILERVR; encoded by the coding sequence ATGAGTGCGGCAATCGTGGGGTGGGCGCATCTGCCGTTTGGCAAGCATGATGCGGAAACGGTCGAAAGCCTGGTGGTTCGGGCGGCTTCCGAGGCTTTGGCCCATGCCGGCGTGCCGGCGGAGGCGATCGACGAGATCTTCCTGGGGCATTTCAACGCTGGCTTCAGCGCGCAGGATTTTACCGCCTCGCTGGTGCTGCAGGCCGATCCCGGCCTGCGCTTCAAGCCGACGACGCGGGTGGAAAACGCCTGCGCCACCGGTTCGGCTGCGGTCCACACCGCCATCCGCTCGATCGAGGCGGGCCGGGCCAAGCTGACCCTGGTGGTCGGCGTCGAGCAGATGACCCGCACGCCGCCGGCCGAGATCGGCCGCAACCTGCTGCGCGCCTCCTATCTGCCCGAGGATGGCGATATTCCAGCTGGCTTCGCCGGCGTTTTCGGCAAGATCGCTGAAGCCTATTATCAGGCCTATGGCGATCAGTCGGATGCTTTGGCGATGATCGCGGCGAAGAATCACGCCAATGGCGTCGCCAATCCCTATGCGCAGATGCGCAAGGATCTGGGCTTTGCCTTCTGCCGGCAGGAAAGCGACAAAAATCCCTTCGTCGCCGGTCCGCTCAAGCGCACCGATTGCTCGCTGGTTTCCGATGGCGCGGCGGCACTGGTCATCGCCGATCTTGAAACCGCGCAGACGATGCCGCGCGCCGTCGCCTTCCGCGCCACGCAGCATGTGCAGGATTTCCTGCCGCGCGCCCATCGCGACATCATCGCCTTCGAGGGCTGCGCGCTGGCTTGGCGCAAGGCGCTGGAAGAGGCGCGGATCGGTCTCTCCGATCTGTCCTTCGTCGAGACCCATGATTGTTTCACCATTGCCGAATTGATCGAATACGAAGCGATGGGCCTGACCAAGCCGGGGCAGGGCGCGCGCGCCGTTGCCGATGGCATCACGGCGAAAACCGGCAAGCTGCCGGTCAATCCGTCCGGTGGATTGAAGGCCAAGGGCCATCCGATCGGCGCCACCGGCGTGTCGATGCATGCGCTGACGGCGATGCAATTGTGCGGTGAGGCCGGCGACATGCAGATCGATGGGGCCAAGCTCGGTGGCATTTTCAACATGGGCGGCGCCGCCGTCGCCAATTATGTCAGCATTCTGGAGCGGGTCAGGTGA
- a CDS encoding BolA family protein encodes MTVKETMVAKLTAALAPVSLDVIDDSAKHAGHMLHPGGVEPRGETHFTVRVTAAAFAGKSRLQRHRLVNEALAQELNDGVHALAIEARAPGE; translated from the coding sequence GTGACGGTTAAGGAAACGATGGTCGCGAAACTCACCGCTGCGCTCGCGCCGGTGTCCCTCGACGTCATCGACGATTCCGCGAAACACGCCGGGCATATGTTGCATCCCGGTGGCGTCGAACCGCGCGGCGAAACCCATTTCACGGTGCGCGTCACCGCCGCGGCCTTCGCCGGCAAATCACGCCTGCAGCGCCATCGCCTGGTCAACGAGGCCCTGGCGCAGGAACTGAACGACGGCGTTCACGCGCTCGCCATCGAAGCCAGAGCGCCGGGGGAATAA
- a CDS encoding J domain-containing protein — protein MNLNSPLFDRIRTKAEAPARPAEPARIRCDHPGCDLPGDHRAPMGRDREGQYFCFCMNHVREYNNSYNYFKGMTDDDVARYQKEAIIGHRPTWTMGAKGGGNGFREDGVDPTGFVDPMGLFRARERAQAAPARPRLPVASAKALAVMNLEESADAQTVRARYKELVKRLHPDANGGDRSREDKLREIIQAYKHLRSVKLA, from the coding sequence ATGAATCTCAATTCGCCACTCTTCGATCGGATCAGGACTAAGGCGGAAGCGCCAGCGCGGCCGGCTGAGCCGGCGCGTATCCGTTGCGACCATCCTGGGTGCGATCTCCCGGGCGACCACCGGGCCCCGATGGGGCGCGACCGGGAGGGACAGTACTTCTGTTTCTGCATGAACCATGTCCGCGAGTACAACAATTCCTATAACTATTTCAAAGGGATGACCGACGACGATGTCGCCCGGTACCAGAAGGAGGCGATCATTGGCCATCGCCCGACCTGGACCATGGGCGCCAAGGGCGGCGGCAATGGATTTCGTGAGGACGGGGTCGATCCGACCGGGTTTGTCGACCCGATGGGCCTGTTCCGGGCCCGTGAGCGGGCCCAGGCCGCACCGGCGCGTCCGCGCCTGCCCGTGGCTTCGGCCAAGGCCTTGGCGGTGATGAATCTTGAAGAATCAGCCGATGCACAAACCGTGCGGGCGCGTTACAAAGAACTGGTCAAACGCCTCCACCCGGACGCCAATGGCGGCGACCGGTCTCGGGAGGACAAATTGCGCGAGATCATCCAGGCCTATAAGCATCTGCGCAGCGTCAAGCTCGCGTAA
- the cobS gene encoding cobaltochelatase subunit CobS — MMQADTKEANGLPDIKVSVRQLFNIDSDMEVPAYSTSNSYVPDLDEDYIFDRPTTLAILAGFARNRRVIVTGYHGTGKSTHIEQVAARLNWPCVRINLDSHVSRIDLVGKDAIVLKEGKQVTEFRDGILPWAYQNNIALVFDEYDAGRPDVMFVIQRVLESSGRLTLLDQSRVIRPHPAFRLFATANTVGLGDTSGLYHGTQQINQAQMDRWSIVTVLNYLAHDKEVDIVQAKAPHYRDKEGREIVNKMVRVADLTRSAFMAGDLSTVMSPRTVITWAENADIFKDVGFAFRLTFLNKCDELERALVAEFYQRAFGQELPESTVNVALS, encoded by the coding sequence ATGATGCAAGCGGATACGAAAGAAGCGAACGGCCTGCCCGATATCAAGGTTTCCGTGCGCCAGTTGTTCAATATCGATTCCGACATGGAAGTGCCGGCCTATTCGACGTCCAACTCTTATGTGCCGGACCTCGATGAGGATTACATCTTCGACCGACCGACCACCCTGGCCATTCTCGCTGGCTTTGCCCGCAACCGCCGTGTCATCGTCACCGGCTACCACGGGACCGGCAAGTCGACCCATATCGAGCAGGTCGCCGCGCGCCTTAACTGGCCGTGCGTGCGGATCAACCTCGATAGCCACGTCTCCCGTATCGATCTCGTCGGCAAGGACGCGATCGTGCTGAAGGAAGGCAAGCAGGTCACGGAATTCCGCGACGGCATTCTGCCCTGGGCCTATCAGAACAACATCGCGCTCGTGTTCGACGAATATGACGCCGGCCGCCCGGACGTGATGTTCGTGATCCAGCGCGTGCTCGAATCGTCCGGCCGCCTGACACTGCTCGACCAGAGCCGCGTGATCAGACCTCATCCGGCGTTCCGCCTGTTCGCCACCGCCAATACGGTGGGTCTCGGTGATACGTCGGGCCTCTATCACGGCACGCAGCAGATCAACCAGGCGCAGATGGATCGCTGGTCGATCGTCACCGTGCTCAACTATCTGGCCCACGACAAGGAAGTCGACATCGTGCAGGCGAAGGCGCCGCACTATCGCGACAAGGAAGGCCGCGAGATCGTCAACAAGATGGTGCGCGTCGCCGATCTCACCCGGAGCGCCTTCATGGCCGGCGATCTGTCGACGGTGATGAGCCCGCGTACGGTGATCACCTGGGCTGAGAATGCCGATATCTTCAAGGATGTCGGTTTCGCCTTCCGCCTGACCTTCCTCAACAAGTGCGACGAACTCGAACGCGCCCTCGTCGCCGAGTTCTATCAGCGCGCCTTCGGACAGGAACTGCCCGAGAGCACGGTGAATGTCGCGCTGAGCTAA
- the cobT gene encoding cobaltochelatase subunit CobT, whose protein sequence is MSSNRKPATKGEAPQEPFKRAVASCMRAMAGVRDLEVTFAAERPSLVGGDTPKARLPEPARKLTVQEAAIVRGHADSLALKLACHDANMHRRLTPTNQAARAVFEAVEQARVESIGSRRMQGVAGNLSAMLEDRYHRGTYADVTDRADAPLEDAVAMIVRERLTGLAPPKAAQKLVDLWRPIIEDRASADLNALGASIEDQRAFGKVVHKLLQSLEMLDEGAMDQDETGDEQGDSEPDAKPEDAEGEGEQDQTGEAVEMDQTDDASDDMEDGEMEAEDAPSGEMPEDADMGDADEASENKRPPTHGTIEHRGPDYKAFSIKFDETVHAEDLCEPEELERLRAYLDKQLSNLSSIVARLANRLQRRLMAQQNRSWEFDLEEGILDPARLSRVIIDSQQPLSFKREKDMNFRDTVVTLLLDNSGSMRGRPITVAATCADILARTLERCGVKVEILGFTTRAWKGGQAREAWLQAGKPANPGRLNDLRHIIYKSADAPWRRARRNLGLMMREGLLKENIDGEAVDWAHRRLLARSEQRRILMVISDGAPVDDSTLSVNPGNYLEKHLRWVIDEIENRSPVELIAIGIGHDVTRYYRRAVTIVDAEELGGAMTEKLAELFDEDSGPATIIPSPQVVRAARMAQQPARPK, encoded by the coding sequence ATGAGTTCCAATCGCAAACCGGCAACAAAGGGCGAAGCGCCGCAGGAGCCGTTCAAGCGCGCGGTGGCGAGCTGCATGCGCGCCATGGCAGGCGTGCGCGATCTGGAAGTGACCTTCGCGGCCGAACGTCCCTCGCTCGTTGGCGGCGATACGCCGAAGGCGCGGTTGCCGGAGCCGGCGCGCAAGCTCACCGTGCAGGAAGCGGCGATCGTCCGCGGCCATGCTGATTCGCTGGCGCTGAAACTTGCCTGTCACGATGCCAATATGCATCGCCGATTGACGCCGACCAATCAGGCGGCGCGCGCTGTCTTTGAAGCGGTCGAGCAGGCGCGGGTCGAATCGATCGGCTCGCGGCGCATGCAGGGCGTGGCTGGAAATCTCTCGGCCATGCTGGAAGACCGCTATCATCGCGGCACCTATGCGGATGTGACCGATCGCGCCGATGCGCCGCTGGAAGATGCGGTGGCGATGATCGTGCGCGAACGGCTCACCGGCCTTGCGCCGCCCAAGGCGGCGCAGAAGCTCGTCGATCTGTGGCGGCCGATCATCGAGGATCGCGCCAGCGCCGATCTCAATGCGCTGGGCGCTTCCATCGAAGATCAGCGCGCCTTCGGCAAGGTGGTCCATAAATTGTTGCAGTCCCTCGAAATGCTCGACGAGGGTGCGATGGATCAGGACGAAACCGGCGACGAGCAGGGCGATTCCGAGCCCGATGCCAAGCCCGAGGACGCGGAAGGTGAGGGCGAGCAGGACCAGACCGGCGAGGCCGTCGAGATGGACCAGACCGACGACGCCTCCGACGACATGGAAGACGGCGAGATGGAGGCGGAAGACGCCCCATCAGGCGAAATGCCCGAGGACGCCGACATGGGCGACGCCGACGAAGCGTCCGAGAACAAGCGTCCGCCGACCCATGGCACGATCGAACATCGCGGCCCCGATTATAAGGCGTTCTCGATCAAGTTCGACGAGACCGTGCATGCCGAAGATCTGTGCGAGCCGGAAGAGCTGGAGCGTCTGCGCGCCTATCTCGATAAGCAGCTCAGCAATCTGTCGTCGATTGTCGCGCGTCTCGCCAATCGGTTGCAGCGCCGGCTGATGGCGCAGCAGAATCGTTCATGGGAGTTCGATCTCGAAGAGGGCATCCTCGATCCCGCACGTCTGTCGCGCGTCATCATCGATTCGCAGCAGCCGCTGTCGTTCAAGCGCGAAAAGGACATGAACTTTCGCGACACGGTCGTCACTCTGCTGCTCGACAATTCCGGATCCATGCGCGGGCGACCGATCACCGTTGCCGCGACCTGTGCCGACATTCTGGCGCGCACTCTCGAGCGTTGCGGCGTCAAGGTGGAGATCCTTGGCTTCACCACGCGGGCGTGGAAGGGCGGGCAGGCACGCGAAGCCTGGTTGCAGGCCGGCAAGCCGGCCAATCCGGGCCGGCTTAACGATCTGCGTCACATCATCTACAAGTCAGCCGATGCACCGTGGCGCCGCGCGCGCCGCAACCTCGGCCTGATGATGCGCGAAGGTTTGCTGAAGGAGAATATCGACGGCGAGGCGGTCGATTGGGCGCATCGTCGCCTGCTCGCGCGCAGCGAACAGCGTCGCATCCTGATGGTGATTTCCGATGGCGCGCCGGTCGACGATTCAACCCTGTCGGTCAATCCGGGCAATTATCTCGAAAAGCATCTGCGCTGGGTGATCGACGAAATCGAGAATCGTTCGCCGGTCGAGCTCATCGCCATTGGCATCGGCCATGACGTGACGCGTTATTATCGTCGCGCCGTGACGATCGTCGATGCCGAGGAACTTGGTGGCGCGATGACGGAGAAGCTGGCTGAATTGTTCGACGAGGATTCTGGTCCAGCGACGATCATCCCTTCGCCGCAGGTGGTACGCGCGGCGCGCATGGCGCAGCAGCCGGCGCGGCCGAAGTGA
- the rpmB gene encoding 50S ribosomal protein L28, with protein MSRRCELTGKAVQVGNLVSHSNIKTKTRFLPNLCNVTLISDTLQRSVRLRVAAAALRSVEHRGGLDAFLLKARDAELSQGALTLKREIAKKQAAVAA; from the coding sequence ATGTCGCGCCGTTGCGAACTGACCGGCAAGGCAGTCCAGGTTGGCAATCTCGTCAGCCACTCGAATATCAAGACCAAGACACGGTTCCTGCCGAACCTGTGCAATGTCACGTTGATCTCCGACACGCTGCAGCGTTCGGTGCGCCTGCGCGTCGCCGCCGCGGCTCTGCGTTCGGTCGAACATCGTGGCGGCCTCGACGCCTTCCTGCTCAAGGCGCGTGACGCCGAGTTGTCGCAGGGCGCGTTGACCCTGAAGCGTGAAATCGCCAAGAAGCAGGCTGCGGTCGCAGCCTGA
- a CDS encoding DUF3108 domain-containing protein — MPRGQILAALSLAALALPCASAQAETLHAAYSVRIIGLTLGTAGLVGTIEQNAYRLEASAKLAGIASALTKSEGGATSTGAIVKGRVLPATYASASQNTKETRTVRMALNAGTVSAAEIVPPADPYPDRIPVTEAQKRGIIDPLSALVMPVSTPGPLVGPQACARTIPIYDGITRFDVPLSYVGTRHMDVAGYSGPVAVCSARYRPISGHRPDREATRFMAENKQMEVWLAPLEEARALAPIRITVATMIGMLVIEATRFQTSPSTTASTR, encoded by the coding sequence TTGCCTAGGGGGCAGATTCTTGCCGCGCTTTCCCTGGCCGCGCTGGCGCTGCCCTGTGCCAGCGCCCAGGCTGAAACGCTGCACGCGGCCTATTCGGTTCGTATCATCGGCCTGACCTTGGGAACCGCCGGTCTCGTCGGCACGATCGAGCAGAACGCCTATCGGCTTGAGGCTTCGGCCAAGCTTGCCGGGATTGCCTCGGCGCTGACCAAATCCGAGGGCGGCGCCACCTCCACCGGCGCCATCGTCAAGGGCCGGGTGCTGCCGGCGACCTATGCCAGCGCCTCGCAGAACACCAAGGAAACCCGCACGGTCCGCATGGCGTTGAACGCCGGCACGGTCAGTGCCGCCGAAATCGTGCCGCCAGCCGATCCGTATCCCGATCGCATTCCGGTGACCGAGGCGCAGAAGCGCGGCATCATCGATCCGCTGAGCGCGCTGGTGATGCCGGTCAGCACGCCGGGACCGCTCGTTGGCCCCCAGGCCTGCGCCCGTACCATTCCGATCTATGACGGGATCACCCGTTTCGACGTGCCGCTGTCCTATGTGGGAACGCGCCATATGGATGTGGCTGGCTATAGCGGGCCGGTGGCTGTGTGCTCCGCCCGCTACCGGCCGATTTCCGGCCATCGCCCCGATCGGGAGGCGACCCGGTTCATGGCCGAGAACAAGCAGATGGAAGTCTGGCTGGCGCCGCTTGAAGAAGCGCGGGCGCTGGCGCCGATACGCATCACCGTCGCTACCATGATCGGCATGCTGGTGATTGAGGCGACGCGTTTCCAGACCTCGCCCTCGACCACCGCCTCGACCCGTTAA